One Serpentinicella alkaliphila DNA segment encodes these proteins:
- a CDS encoding metal-sensitive transcriptional regulator, with product MEDQKIRKDIISRLRTIKGHISGIEKMVDEGKECSDILVQITAIKSSIEKVGLLIIEDHAKACILKENLTSDDAQNIIRNIVKFMK from the coding sequence ATGGAAGATCAGAAAATTAGAAAAGATATAATAAGTCGCCTACGTACTATTAAGGGTCATATAAGCGGAATTGAGAAAATGGTAGATGAAGGAAAAGAATGTAGTGATATTCTTGTACAAATTACAGCTATAAAATCCTCCATTGAAAAGGTTGGATTACTAATAATTGAGGATCATGCTAAGGCTTGTATATTGAAGGAAAATCTAACTAGTGATGATGCACAAAATATTATAAGAAATATTGTAAAATTCATGAAATAA